The following are encoded together in the Iodobacter fluviatilis genome:
- a CDS encoding cytochrome b produces MSKAQEMGQQALNWVDERFPLTSTWKAHISEYYAPKNFNFWYFFGSLAMLVLVIQIVTGIFLTMNYKPDGSLIPGTNISVAFASVEYIMREVSGGWLIRYMHSTGASMFFVVVYLHMFRGLIYGSYQKPRELIWVFGMMIYLCLMAEAFLGYLLPWGQMSFWGAQVIVNLFSSLPIIGPDLSVLIRGDFVVSDATLNRFFALHVIALPLVLLALVVAHLVALHEVGSNNPDGVEIKKKKDPKTGIPLDGIPFHPYYTIKDIFGVSVFLAVFSAIIFFAPEMGGYFLEHPNFDPADALKTPAHIAPVWYFTPFYAILRAVPSFLGTQVWGVLAMGAATMIIAALPWLDKSPVKSIRYRGPIYKTMLTLFVIAFIGLGILGALPSTNVRTVIAQVLSVVYFVFFLGMPIYTKMDKTKPVPDRVTMH; encoded by the coding sequence ATGAGCAAAGCACAAGAGATGGGCCAACAGGCCCTCAACTGGGTGGATGAGCGTTTCCCGCTAACCTCCACCTGGAAAGCACATATTTCCGAATACTACGCACCAAAAAACTTTAACTTCTGGTATTTTTTCGGCTCATTGGCGATGCTGGTATTGGTGATTCAGATTGTCACCGGTATTTTCCTCACCATGAACTACAAGCCAGATGGCTCGTTGATTCCAGGTACTAATATCTCGGTCGCCTTTGCATCTGTCGAATACATCATGCGTGAAGTGTCGGGCGGCTGGCTGATTCGTTATATGCACTCCACCGGCGCATCGATGTTCTTTGTGGTGGTTTACCTGCATATGTTCCGTGGCTTGATTTATGGTTCTTACCAAAAGCCGCGTGAGCTGATCTGGGTCTTTGGCATGATGATTTATCTTTGCCTGATGGCTGAAGCATTCTTAGGCTATTTACTGCCATGGGGCCAAATGTCATTCTGGGGTGCACAGGTTATTGTGAATCTGTTTAGCTCTTTGCCTATTATCGGGCCAGATCTATCGGTACTGATTCGTGGTGACTTTGTGGTGTCTGATGCCACGCTCAACCGCTTCTTTGCTCTACATGTCATTGCACTGCCGCTGGTGCTGCTGGCGCTGGTTGTAGCCCACCTTGTGGCCCTGCACGAAGTAGGCTCTAACAACCCTGACGGCGTAGAAATTAAAAAAAAGAAAGACCCTAAGACTGGTATTCCACTCGATGGCATTCCTTTCCACCCTTACTACACCATCAAAGATATTTTCGGCGTATCCGTATTCCTTGCGGTATTCAGCGCGATTATCTTCTTTGCACCAGAAATGGGCGGCTATTTCCTTGAGCACCCAAACTTTGATCCGGCTGATGCACTAAAAACTCCAGCGCACATTGCGCCCGTTTGGTACTTCACCCCGTTCTACGCCATTTTACGTGCTGTGCCTTCTTTCCTTGGCACACAGGTTTGGGGTGTATTAGCGATGGGCGCAGCAACCATGATTATTGCGGCACTACCTTGGTTGGATAAATCACCCGTTAAATCGATCCGCTACCGTGGCCCGATTTACAAAACCATGCTCACGCTGTTTGTGATTGCCTTTATCGGCCTTGGTATCTTGGGTGCGCTGCCTTCAACCAATGTCCGTACCGTTATTGCACAGGTACTATCGGTGGTTTACTTTGTGTTCTTCTTGGGGATGCCTATCTATACCAAGATGGATAAAACCAAGCCGGTTCCTGACCGCGTAACGATGCACTAA
- the petA gene encoding ubiquinol-cytochrome c reductase iron-sulfur subunit: MSDQQVDNSKRRFLLIATGIAGAVAGAGVATPFIASFFPSERAKAAGAPVELDISKLELGQQVTTEWRGKPVWVVKRTPEMLANLPKLDSKLTDPTSADSEQPEYCNNAARSIKPEIWVALGVCTHLGCSPTFRPDLAPADLGSDWLGGFYCPCHGSKFDLAGRVYSGVPAPKNLVIPPHKYITEARLLIGDDK; encoded by the coding sequence ATGAGTGACCAGCAAGTAGATAACAGCAAACGGCGATTCCTGCTGATCGCCACGGGCATTGCCGGAGCGGTAGCAGGGGCGGGTGTAGCCACGCCTTTTATTGCCAGTTTTTTTCCTTCCGAGCGAGCCAAGGCTGCGGGTGCACCCGTAGAATTGGATATCAGTAAGCTTGAACTGGGCCAACAAGTGACCACCGAATGGCGGGGTAAACCAGTCTGGGTTGTGAAACGCACTCCAGAAATGCTGGCGAACTTACCAAAGCTCGATAGCAAGCTAACGGACCCAACATCTGCAGACAGCGAGCAACCAGAATACTGCAACAACGCTGCCCGCTCGATTAAACCCGAAATTTGGGTAGCACTTGGCGTCTGTACACATTTGGGCTGTTCGCCAACCTTCCGTCCGGATCTGGCTCCTGCCGATTTAGGCTCGGATTGGTTAGGTGGCTTTTACTGCCCATGTCATGGCTCCAAATTCGACCTCGCTGGCCGCGTGTACTCTGGCGTTCCAGCTCCGAAAAACCTCGTCATTCCACCGCACAAGTACATTACTGAAGCGCGGTTGTTGATTGGCGACGATAAATAA
- a CDS encoding Nif3-like dinuclear metal center hexameric protein produces MPIARQDLENYIGQLLLVDSWRDYCPNGLQIEGRPEVQRIVTGVTASLALIDAAIDLNADALIVHHGFFWKGENACITRSKKARIAKLLANDTNLFAYHLPLDAHPTLGNNAQLGQRLGLSETGRFGDQKLAWIGELKTAATLAEFTQQIDAQLQRSPLVIGTDERIIKRVAWCTGGAQSFFHEAATLNIDCFITGEASEFVTHLANESGVSFIAAGHHATERYGVQALGQHLASQYGLEHIHLDLANPV; encoded by the coding sequence ATGCCCATAGCACGACAAGATCTAGAAAATTATATCGGACAACTGCTACTTGTAGACAGTTGGCGTGACTACTGCCCAAATGGGCTACAAATTGAAGGCCGCCCCGAGGTGCAGCGCATTGTCACAGGGGTGACGGCTTCCTTGGCCTTAATTGATGCCGCAATCGACTTAAACGCCGATGCTTTAATTGTGCATCATGGCTTTTTCTGGAAAGGTGAAAACGCCTGCATCACTCGCAGTAAAAAAGCCCGTATCGCCAAGCTGCTCGCCAACGACACCAATTTATTCGCCTACCATCTTCCACTAGATGCGCACCCAACGCTGGGTAATAACGCACAATTGGGCCAAAGACTTGGGCTCAGCGAAACCGGACGATTTGGCGATCAAAAGCTAGCGTGGATCGGCGAACTCAAAACAGCGGCCACTTTGGCAGAATTCACACAGCAAATTGATGCGCAATTACAACGATCTCCGCTGGTAATTGGTACCGATGAGCGCATCATCAAACGCGTGGCTTGGTGCACCGGTGGCGCGCAAAGTTTTTTTCACGAAGCGGCCACTTTAAACATTGATTGTTTTATTACTGGTGAAGCATCTGAATTTGTCACCCACTTGGCCAATGAAAGCGGTGTAAGTTTTATCGCCGCTGGGCATCACGCCACCGAGCGCTATGGCGTTCAAGCCCTAGGTCAGCACCTAGCCAGCCAATATGGGCTAGAACATATCCATCTTGACCTTGCGAATCCCGTCTAA
- a CDS encoding Do family serine endopeptidase, whose protein sequence is MKKLWLIFAQTTTAGLAVWFLVSLLRPDLVRQPAPAPVVTVQQNHSDIASTPAVASYSPAAKLAMPSVVNIYTAKEMKKQLPPLFQDPRFKRFFGDRLGGDDQRASSLGSGVIVSDQGYIITNNHVVESADEIEVALSDGRTASAKLIGADPDTDLAVIKIELDHLPAITFANGAKAEIGDVVLAIGNPFGVGQTVTMGIISALGRSELGINTFENFIQTDAPINPGNSGGALVDTKGYLVGINTAIYSKTGGSLGIGFAIPATTIRQIMDALIKDGSVTRGWLGVEMQEVTTELAASFHLVEAKGALIAGVVRGGPADKGGLKPGDILLKIGSDEVQNASGMLNLIAAFKPEDEVVMQVFRKGTPVLLTVKLGKRPKFNRQ, encoded by the coding sequence ATGAAAAAACTTTGGTTAATTTTCGCACAAACTACGACTGCAGGTCTTGCGGTCTGGTTCCTTGTTTCATTACTTCGTCCTGATTTAGTGCGTCAACCCGCGCCCGCGCCGGTGGTTACTGTGCAGCAAAATCACTCGGACATTGCATCGACCCCTGCTGTGGCATCGTATAGCCCTGCGGCAAAACTGGCGATGCCTTCGGTGGTAAATATCTACACCGCCAAAGAAATGAAGAAGCAGCTGCCGCCTTTATTCCAAGATCCACGCTTTAAGCGTTTTTTTGGCGATCGCTTGGGCGGGGATGATCAGCGTGCTTCTAGCTTGGGTTCGGGTGTGATTGTCTCTGATCAAGGTTATATCATCACCAATAACCATGTGGTTGAGTCTGCTGATGAGATCGAGGTGGCCTTGTCAGATGGCCGAACTGCCTCAGCTAAATTGATAGGCGCAGATCCAGATACTGATTTAGCCGTGATTAAGATTGAATTAGACCATTTACCCGCAATTACTTTTGCCAATGGAGCAAAAGCAGAAATTGGCGATGTGGTTTTGGCGATTGGTAATCCATTTGGTGTTGGGCAAACGGTGACGATGGGGATTATCTCTGCCTTAGGCCGATCCGAATTAGGCATTAATACTTTTGAGAACTTTATTCAAACTGATGCACCAATTAATCCGGGTAATTCAGGTGGCGCTTTGGTGGATACCAAGGGGTATTTGGTCGGAATTAACACTGCAATCTACTCCAAAACGGGCGGCTCCTTAGGGATAGGCTTCGCTATTCCCGCCACAACGATTCGTCAAATCATGGATGCTTTGATTAAAGACGGTAGCGTAACGCGGGGCTGGCTAGGGGTAGAGATGCAAGAGGTTACAACAGAGCTGGCGGCCTCTTTTCATTTGGTGGAAGCCAAAGGGGCTTTGATTGCCGGTGTAGTGCGTGGCGGCCCTGCGGATAAAGGGGGCTTAAAGCCTGGCGATATCTTGCTGAAAATTGGCAGCGATGAAGTGCAAAATGCCTCGGGAATGCTTAATTTGATTGCTGCATTTAAGCCAGAAGACGAGGTGGTGATGCAGGTGTTTCGTAAGGGAACACCTGTATTGTTAACGGTTAAATTGGGTAAGCGGCCAAAATTTAATCGGCAGTAG